The genomic stretch ttggataaatggagtgccctttcttctatcgtggtcaatataagaggttcttcctccgaccaattgttgcacagcctgatttagtgcgtctatctgggcttgcaaggcAGTAGGAATAACTACGTTCtccgctgctggggggatgttctcaccatgcttctctcgacgatcattgagtatgtctcttagatcttcctctcttctccgttgctcgctacctccgagccggttgaagacattattttgccggggttgccccccagcatcttgtctatttggctgatcatcttgaggtatttggctcctgctcctacctttatttccgttcctcccatcagcattgttcttgcctgagtcagcctcgttgtagccgtggccatctttgaactttgactggctatggtaagactggttgttcactctattcccgtctctggcagaaacacctcgagcgttagggggtggcctgcgctggtcgcgatgtccccgtgcattatcatgctgctgggatccacggaccgcagagcctaactccgagtctctcctgttaccaggagggtagtgacccctgttcgcttggtgtggcccatcattctcgcggcgtctaggactacgaggctgtcgctcggccctattctgcctttgctgcgggggattacctcgagcagcgtgggatggtggatctgcctcggggtccagtgggacgtcgtcatggggcatctggggctgttcaggcctttgcggacttgaaggatggactggtgggctaggattgggacctccctggggtggcccagtttcaggttgattaggctgcgaggcaggcgcggcctgatttctggccaacagcaaggccgcttcaagggctgccatggcctcagtctggcggcgatccacctccgcctgtctctcgctcaactccgccctctgacgatcaagttcctgctgctgcctcgccatagcttctgcggcagtctcttgattggctctcagactagccagctcttcctgcaacgtgcccaaggtgctcctcaaagtcgcatcgtccatttcctcctcttcaaaatctagttgcggttcatcttccgccatgcttgctgggggaggaggaggtggcggattcgacggtgcagcggcagtggtctgagcagctttcttccctgctttcgccattagttttatcaacaatgatgagtcgccctctcaatgaaagcaccagaatgttgaccctcgttttagccaactgacacggagtcaaaatatgaatgatataggcgaatatgtatagataataacgtaatgacaaaagtaaagaaaacacagtaatttatagtggttcggccccagaatctggtaatgacctacatccacttagaatgatattgatatgggaacaaaaatgtgatcagagagcttgggctcaatgagtttcaacactcctcataaacaatattagttttcacagataatttctatatttctatggttttttagctgccaaaaggtcccttcccatgagccatctcttgctttttataggcccatggagggttgcccaatattgttacagatattatcccctgaatcatgggatattcagaagattgcatgaaataaattcgggatacataagatctttccataaatgttgctttgccagcggaaccaccgaccagtctggtcgtggtaaaaacaggtctgtcctgcttctggtgtgtctcctggtcgatactctagcagacgctccaggtgtcaggcacgtgtcaagagattattcgccacgtcacaaatgctaatttattggataacaatgtGCAAGAGTTCCAACAAAGCTTATGATCTATTAGAGGAGATGGCCATGAACAATTAACAGTGACCTACTGAGAGGGAAAATACAAAGAAGGTGGCTGGGATGATTGAACTAAATACCATCTCAATGCTTATAGCTCAAGTGGCATCCTTGATGAAACAACTTCAACAGAATAACCTCACAGCTCAAGCCATGCAAACAAAGTGTGTGTGAAATGTGTGGAATGGCCCATCCACCTAACCAATGTCCTGCAATTGATTTAAATAATTTGCCTATGGAACAAGTTCAAGCCATAGGAAATAGCCAAAGGCCATCCAATAACCCATATCCCATGTTCTACAACCAAGGGTGGCAGAATCACCCTAACTTGTCTTAGAAAAATAATCAAGGAGCACAACTGCCATACCCACAAAATCATCCTCAATATACACCCCATCAATCAATATATGGACTAAATCCTCGATCGTATTATGATCCTTGCCAAGCAATGCCACAACACCAACCACTGCATCCTCAAGTTAACCCACCAGAAGCATAGTCAGACACATTGAACCAATTTATAGGGCATCTatcaggagtttggagactcaaatggGGCTGCTGGCTACTTCGATGACAATCTGTGGTCAAGGGAATTTACCAAGCACtactgaggtaaacccaaaagaaCAGTGCAATGTaatatccttgaggagtgggAAGGAGTTAAAAGAGCCAAAAGTAGCTGATAAGGAGAAGGAAGTGAGTGGGTCTAATGTTGCTAAGAATTTAGTGAAGCAGCCAGAAAGGAGTATAGATCACCATATGAAGATCCCATATCCTCAAAGGCTTCAAAATAATAAGTTTGACAAGCAATTTTCAAAGTTTTTAGATGTCTTTCGGAAGCTTCACATCAACATTCCTTTTGCCAaagcacttgaacaaatgccaagttatgttaAATTTATGAAGGAGATCCTATCAAAGAAAAGGAAattagaggattatgagacagtgaCACTTACTGAGGAGTTCAGTACGATACTTCAAAAGaagctacctcccaagcttaaagatcttggtagtttcaatatcccaTCTTCTATAGGGGGTTCAGTAGAaacaaaggctttatgtgatttagggacCAGTGTGAATTTAATGCCTCTATCTATTTTTAGAAAGTTAAAATTGGGAGAGGCTTGACTAACTACCGTGCCTTTGCAAATGGCAGATGATTCAGTAAAGCATCCGAGcagtattattgaggatgttctagTAAAGGTAGACAAATTCATTTTCCCtacatattttattacttttgatgTGGAGGAAGATGAAAGTATTCCCATTATtcttggaaggccattttttTGCAACTGGTAGGGCCTTAATAGATGTGCAAAAAGGTGAATTGAAGTTGCGAGTGCAAAAAGAAGAGGTATCATTTAAAGTTTTTGCAACAATAGAGGTTCCAAATTGTTGTAGATTTGATGTGTTGGAAAATGAGGGTGATAAGTTGGAAGCTACTAAGAAGAAAACTATGGTGAAAGGTGGAAAACGAGTAGTTCATCAGAAAGTGAAAAGGATATTTAGTGAGAAAGCTTGATTGTTTTATGAGTGGTGGCAAGTTCCAAAAATATGCAATATCAAGAAAAGAGTGTCTTCTCATTGTACTATGGCACTCAAGGATGTGAGGGGAGGACTTTATCCAAATTGGATATGAAAAAAGAGAAGCGTCTGAGTAAATGACGTTAAGGACAACGCATTTGGAGGCATTCAAATCTTTTATTTgcaatttttattagttttatttaaattttggattatgaacattttaattttagtattttgttcatttatttttatttgattttaatttctatttaaTATGAGACTAATTTGAGTTGAAGCGCTACTTCGGGCTTCGACATAAGGAATTATGGGCTAACCTGAGAATTTTTCTTTCCCCATTTTTGATTCACCATCTTGATCCATATCATTTTAAGTAGTTTGAGGTGtcaggtaagtttcttttcctttgcttttattttaacattggggacaatgtttaggttaagtttgggggaaggaatttattgtttgtgttgttttgttgttgttatGTTTTGTCTAGGTCGTTTAGAGTGTTAgtgtgaatcaagttgacaatgattagctaatgataatatgattgaatgatgtgctgtataaattgaatgggaatgaaGCTATAAAAATCCATGTGCTTGGTTGGATAATTCTTACCATGTTTACATGAgtccacttaaataattgagagcttaatcatgctttttaaattttgtgtaattgctcaatttttatgcttgctgaatgttgaattttttttttatgaaaaggttgttattctagaacttgtttgcttgctttttgagacaaaatcctagattatgcatgtttaggaagatgatttaggcaattctttggaaAATTTGAgtctttcaagccaaccttgatttattaaatccctagttacccaattttgagcATATTTgaaacttggttatttttccttccctttgataTACAACGAGCATATGAAAAAGTGAGTGGGAGATGGTTTGTAATGAggtttatatttaaaaatttgtgtcaagagaagaagaaaagttgaaaaaaaagtatattgaaaatgaactacagtccaattaaaaatacaaagaaataagtttgggggagtatagtatcattagaaaaaaaaaatcaagtttatgAATTCTCTCAAAAGAAGAAATGTTGGGAAATTTGGGATTGGTTTTTTTGGTATTTGAGTGGATAAAGGTTGAATTGTTTGGTTAagtgcttatggtatattttgagcctaaatgacattttcatctacctttacctatgccattcaattataagctatgaaagtcctattgatttctaAGCATGTGttttttatattagtggagattagtaatagcaagcttatgggataatgatattaattgatggtaatgaaaaaaaaattggtgagcaTGAATTGAGTCGAATACatttgatttattaatcatgattttgagagcttttatttttgtttggacttaagtgaattggaagaatgttttgactgaaattctAGATTGTAAGTTGATTTTCCTGAAGATTACATAAGTGTGTTAGTCATCATAGCTTGAGGCATGAATTATTGTTGTCTTCTTGATTCAAGTGTGTTTGTTGTTTAGGTTTTTAGTCGAGTCTGTttattgttgtgttctttactcgagggcgagtaaagagtaagtttgggggagtttgataactctattttagtgtcattttaggatgtgtttttgtggtaatcttgagtacttatgtttgttttgtgcaagattatgcttGTTTTTGTCTTTTTTGTAGGCCGGTGCGTTGAATCATAAGTTAAAGGCttaaagaagaggaaatggtggaaatatggagcttttggtggttgtttaactcaaattggtgctaaggatgaattataataagtttttgatgaaggaaggatgtcaaaaggttaaaatttGGGAAAATAAAAGAATTAGAGTCAAAGCACAggcttaagggccgcgactctagCATAGTAAGAGGCTGAAGGTTTGATGAAAGGAATTAGTGTCACGACTTATTCAAAAGTGTAACGATGCTAGAAGAAGTCAGAGGCGAATCCAGGAGGTCCATGGAGAGGCGAATCGCGACTTGGGTTTAGAGGGTCGCGATGTCTGGAGGGCTAACGAGATTTTGAAGAGCTTTAAAAAGACACGGGCTACGACCTAGGAAAGGCCTAGTGGCAGCCCACCTATGAAAAAAAAGGAAATCGTGTTTTTTTTGGGTATAAATTCAtactttagggtttaattagggggatgtcagattttaattacgtttttagagattaaatttgATTATGAGATTAGTTTTTCTACACtttcatacatttttttatttcttcttcaagtctttgaattttatgtttctgaataattattttgttgttttagtcatgtctgatatgaactaaacacttctatctaggggttaatgtagtcgcttggatttccatttaattttattatgatgttctattaattcttcttctttattctaatccaTATAATGTTTgtctaatgctagtaaatacttgatcaatatttgcttgatttatgattttgattcaaaattcgaaagatgataattgaatatgctattgttatatagacataggttacatattggaaaAAAGTACCtttatggcttgtgtagtaattaggtttctatgcttaatgcctgctatatgtttaagtttatcatagagatatggaaaacctacatataggttgagatcttataacttgaaaaagaataggaatcaatgtttgttaacctgctattagaataggaagaagagatttagaaccaATTAGTAAAATTGATAGAaagaaaagttgatgaagttaataccctaggtttttaattattgaatcaatctttattattgcaaagtttattttaattttaagtcttagtttaaaaatcactctattttcgacagcaaaatagaaatttaaaagcatttattggtaattggttgatagtccttgtgggaagATACTTTATTGAcaatctatattacttgaatcaattACGTATACTTGCGCATCATATTTTTGCGATCAGTGGgtgatgcgcagttgcaggaggttagagggaatgtcttatTGAGAAGACCAACAAAGCTATTGAGAATATCCAAGCTCGAATGCTCTCTTCGCAGAGTAGGCAGAAATGCTACACTGATCCCAAGCGtaaggacgtggagttccaggtcggGGATCACGTATTTATGTGAGTTTCGTCGTTGCGTTGGGTGAGGAGGTtttggaaaaagggcaagctaagccctaggttcgcaggaccttttgagatcctggagaggattgggcaggtagcctacagattggctctACCACCATCGTTATCAAgggtccatgacgtattccacattgcaatgcttcagaagtacgtccCAGATATGACCCATGTATTGGGGTATGAGGATCTGGAGGTACAGATGGATTTGTCATACGAGGAGAGACCATTTCAAATCCTAAATAGGAAGGATaaagttttgaggaacaagacgattcctctagtcaaagtattatggaggaataacatggtcgaggaagtgacctgggaactAGAGTCAGTTATGCGAGAttagtatcccaagttattcaggaaaatttcgaggacgaaattttcagtaggaggggatagttgtaacgtcccaaatatgctagtagggtttagtgccttgattagaattccaggagggcataattggatatatgtgtgatttattgattaaatgcgtgactatgtggcatgcatgatttatatgataatataaatatatttatatgcatgtttatgagtattaaatatgcatgtgggcctgttgttgtttataaaggcatatttgtaattttggcccgttgagggtacaAATGTgagtatatgtgttaaatgattgagaccacattattatgtggatataattgcAGCATTTGGACCGAGGCGATCGTAGTGAGCGGATTAACGGAATAGTCATAGCGGGGTTTAATTCCTggctcggggtaagcctaggggtattctgggGACTTAGTGAATATTTGGGGATTTATCAAGTAACAGGTAAGTGTTTGGTAATTAGTCGGGCATGACGGGAtgaattgggaatttataggctGACTAGAGGAAATTAGCGAAAATTGGGGTTAATGACTGTTTTACACTTATGGGCAATTAAGGGGCTGGGTTAatactaggggtattttggtcttttgtagGGTGATAGGCTTGAAAGACTTTAGGGAATAATCAAAACTTAATAGAAACTTCTCAAACTCTCTCTCCCTCCTTCTTACacgttttctctctctcactctcttagGCTTGGAAGTGTAAGGAGGTTATTGAAGGGAAAGCTTCGTTTAAGCTGGGAAAATATGGGAATATTAAGCTAGGGTCAGTCAAGGAATTGCTGAGGATTGAGGCTGTTAACAGAGGTATGAATTCTGCCTTGATTCTTCTGGAAATTCAGATTGTTAAGTTGAGTTTTGACTGGGTTTTTGAGTGTTGATTGATTGTTAATTTGGGATGGTAATTAAGTAGGATTTTAGGTGATTTTTATGCCTAGGCTGTGttgttaagagtcctagactcaatttTGGGTTTGGTTCAAGGTTTCAAGAGGTTTTTGTTGAGTTTAATTGGGAGAAAACATAGTgaaacccagggatttctgggttcatggGGGCACGCCAGGACCTAGTTCATGGGCGCCGTGGCCCACGTGCCCCAGAAGGCCCTTGGGGGGCTTGCTGACTTGTGGGCGCGCTGCGCCCCTAGAGGGAAAGTTACATCCCGCCTCCCCTCTGGAGCAAGAGCCTGGAGCCTGGAGCCTGGAGCCTGGAGCCTGGAGCCTTTGAGTTGAGGTGCGCCACGACCCTTAGGGCtaggtcgcgacccgcctaggcagccatagcaAAGGTTGGCTTTTAGGTTCGGGGACCTAAACCTAAGCACTCGGGAataattctactacccgatttagtagaatttgaggtctcggaggctagtatttgtttcaaaagaatttaattggattagattttgataTTTATCCATtatcgcttgtgactagggttgcCGTTAAGGTTCGGGATTGAGGATTGTGCTCAGGACCACTCTACATCCTTCTCTTGGGATACGAGGTAAGAAAGTTGTGCCCAAATTGTggatgggactgagattccctgtaaataAACATATGTGTTCCATAagctatatatatttgttatgtgtgatgtgaaagtcGGCCTAAGGGAGCCGAAGTTGAtgttaagcgtactgaacgcgTCTTGGCCTAAGCAAGTCAGGATCAGCTAAATGACCAGAGGGTTCGGCCTAATGGCgtcgacacctaaatatttgtttaaagattgaattatatgtttggaggtATATGTTCACTGTTGCTTAATCTGTTGCTTATACATTGTGTTGGTTGAACTAGTTGATCTAAAGTGTACTATGGACTTTCTGTCGTCATTTAtacttgttgattatggttttcttgttgagccttggatcacaggtgctacatggtacaggtaaaggcaatggaaagctggaccaaccatgagttggagagctttgggggcgcaGTGTACAATGGCAgacgctcgaccgccacggccgaggggatTATAGGGACTAGAGCTCAAACCTGTATTTTcccatttagactggctactgTTGTATTAGCTTTTATGGGTTGTATCTATCatataaaccttatttttgggatcccatgtatcaaaatcttattttaattaaaatcaaccattttacgatcaaaatcttttaaccctaacctttcacttgactttagaaacacattaatgtccaaacgacttgattagcaagtcttgcacttttctaaacacatagtgtatcaatcttggttatccagggcgttataagtACTATGGGAGGTTGCTTCAGTGGCAGAGAGGCCGGTGCAGAGAGGCCACTTTATAACAGAGGAAGaggtatgtaacgccctactaccttagagccgttacttagtgagtttaaaacagaaatcgtgcttttgactgactctacgtggtttttaaaaccaaaagtgtgactaaaccagaatttaaggctgtaccctttgaaaatgtttagtttcattgaaaacattaagtatcaaacatctgggatcccaaaaataaggtttacaaaatatttacaactcaaaaatagatttacaccaggttaactatcaaaagaataagttaatacaaccatatacaaaatgcccccaaccaaagcagtcgggcaggccgaacatgtacgcgccgcccccacgctctccatactcatggccggttgactgactccttgcttttacctgccacacagagcacccgtgagccgaagcccagtaagaaaacccatacagtatataacatatgcacagaatatagctgacatataatccattgataaataggaaaaccatcagactgatcaagcacggccatgccgccccagaggccttaccaaagcctagggtctcggtcctcaccgtaaggataactcatgtatccattgggtcccaccctggctataagcaccccatgtgctgagtgttacttccggccccaaggccgtacccggcctttgccgctctcagccttagccgttcatttcattataatcgcacgcataatacatttcgaaataatcgttcaaacatataatatttcatccaaggtcatacatatgcaagtaaaacaatctagggccatgccctgcaataacactgtgggcccatgccctgatcccgggtgttacggttttcttaccttaaaattcgatagccttgatcacctgactccttgagcacgatcctactcgagccctagcgcatacctaagcaaaatccataagtcaaagtcattaccaaacctcaagtccaaaacctaggctcgggaccaatcccgagcccccgggaagtcctagatccccaaaacaaagtggtggaatcgagccccgaaccctaggtcaaaatccctcaacaaaaacccaaaaatccccttctatgaacagtgcagcgctacagcgctctaaagagggtgctgtagcgctacaagcagaaccacaccccccagaacaagggctagcgctacagcgcccactgactagcgctgtagcgctagttgcagaccagcaatATCCAAAATCGCTTCCTgtgatttccttctaccatttcaaccccaaacttgtccaaatctttcccaagcccaaaaacaaacttatcaacacctcacactcatcccaagcatcccaagaactcataccccaagctcaagcaacccaaaactcaagatctaccataatgaacccaaaaaccagaaattcattgaaacaacaaagataaggtcttagaaatcatactgtggatagaaattcgaccttgagttgaaccctagacctccttagcttgctcctttacaaccttgacctgatttccccaaaaatcccatctatttagcCCAAATACATAGCTCAAActagtcaagccctaaaactgaaatccccaagaacttacctcaaatttctgatgtgatcttgctaatcccttgccaatcctcaagtctagcttaggatccttgatgctcagcctaccctagctctccactgagcttaactccaagaaaaatgaaggaaaatggttgggagagccacaaaccgattctttggaacaaaacccttcagcttttctctcttttcctttctcttccttctttctttcttttcagccttataactctttttctaaaaaatccactaagtataaagctccctta from Humulus lupulus chromosome 5, drHumLupu1.1, whole genome shotgun sequence encodes the following:
- the LOC133779261 gene encoding uncharacterized protein LOC133779261 produces the protein MGLLATSMTICGQGNLPSTTEVNPKEQCNVISLRSGKELKEPKVADKEKEVSGSNVAKNLVKQPERSIDHHMKIPYPQRLQNNKFDKQFSKFLDVFRKLHINIPFAKALEQMPSYVKFMKEILSKKRKLEDYETVTLTEEFSTILQKKLPPKLKDLGSFNIPSSIGGSVETKALCDLGTSVNLMPLSIFRKLKLGEA